A genomic window from Bradyrhizobium lupini includes:
- the nifW gene encoding nitrogenase stabilizing/protective protein NifW, which translates to MTTDGILARLNKASAAEEFFSLLGVEYDAKIVDVARLHILRRMGQYLAGEELTGASDPEIAARCKATLERAYADFVTSTPIEQRVFKVLKDAAAPQANKHPALVQLDLLE; encoded by the coding sequence ATGACGACTGATGGCATCCTTGCGCGATTGAACAAGGCCTCGGCCGCAGAGGAGTTTTTTTCACTCCTCGGCGTCGAGTACGATGCGAAAATCGTCGATGTGGCGCGGCTTCACATCCTGCGTCGCATGGGCCAATATCTCGCAGGCGAGGAGTTGACCGGTGCATCTGATCCTGAGATCGCCGCGCGTTGCAAGGCCACGCTTGAGCGCGCCTATGCCGACTTCGTCACGTCCACCCCGATCGAACAGCGCGTATTCAAGGTGCTGAAGGATGCGGCCGCACCACAAGCGAACAAGCATCCAGCATTGGTCCAGCTCGATTTGTTGGAGTGA
- a CDS encoding nitrogen fixation protein NifQ: MIGKGKTAGTISSRVSVAHVAEQRDASELYKLLTGRHPAEVDISDNDDFDRHVLACILATSAMDRGQLPERADLTNQELNALLVQYFPSAPVRSCTWREQSALPALDETVMVRDLLLAQRSTHGEVGGWLATMIARRAMEPNHLWEDLGLRKRDELSRVLMRHFGPLAARNTKNMRWKRFFYRMLCEDDGLVMCTTPVCTECNDFDLCFGEESGESRMAGRRRDHLRRLDDTVQAVPSLKG, translated from the coding sequence ATGATCGGCAAAGGAAAAACGGCCGGCACGATCTCATCTCGCGTATCGGTAGCTCACGTCGCCGAGCAGCGCGATGCGAGTGAGCTCTACAAGCTTCTGACGGGGCGCCATCCGGCAGAAGTCGACATCAGTGACAATGATGACTTCGATCGCCATGTGCTCGCTTGCATTCTGGCCACATCAGCTATGGATCGCGGCCAACTTCCCGAACGTGCTGACTTGACCAACCAGGAGCTCAATGCGCTCTTGGTGCAATACTTCCCATCCGCCCCGGTCAGGAGTTGTACCTGGCGCGAACAGTCCGCCTTACCGGCTCTTGACGAGACAGTCATGGTACGCGACCTCCTGCTTGCGCAACGTTCCACTCATGGCGAGGTTGGCGGCTGGCTCGCGACGATGATCGCGCGGCGCGCCATGGAGCCTAATCACTTATGGGAAGATCTCGGCCTGCGGAAGCGGGATGAATTGTCCCGTGTCCTCATGCGCCATTTCGGGCCGCTGGCGGCTCGCAACACGAAGAACATGCGCTGGAAGCGCTTCTTCTATCGCATGCTATGCGAAGATGACGGCCTGGTGATGTGTACCACGCCGGTCTGCACGGAATGCAATGATTTTGATCTTTGCTTCGGCGAAGAGAGCGGGGAGAGCCGGATGGCCGGACGTCGGCGGGATCATCTGCGCCGCCTTGATGACACCGTCCAAGCCGTCCCAAGCTTGAAAGGCTGA
- the nifH gene encoding nitrogenase iron protein: MSSLRQIAFYGKGGIGKSTTSQNTLAALAELGQRILIVGCDPKADSTRLILHAKAQDTILSLAANAGSVEDLEIEDVIKLGYRDIRCVESGGPEPGVGCAGRGVITSINFLEENGAYEDIDYVSYDVLGDVVCGGFAMPIRENKAQEIYIVMSGEMMAMYAANNISKGILKYANSGGVRLGGLICNERQTDKELELADALAKKLGSRLIYFVPRDNVVQHAELRRMTVLEYAPDSKQADHYRNLATKIHNNAGQGAIPTPISMDELEDMLMEHGIIKPVDESQVGKTAAELAAISA; encoded by the coding sequence ATGTCTTCGCTGAGACAAATCGCGTTTTATGGCAAGGGCGGCATCGGCAAATCGACGACGTCGCAAAATACGCTGGCGGCCCTTGCTGAGCTGGGCCAAAGGATTCTGATCGTCGGCTGCGATCCCAAAGCGGACTCGACTCGCCTCATCCTGCACGCCAAAGCGCAAGACACCATTCTGAGCCTGGCGGCGAATGCCGGCAGCGTCGAGGACCTCGAAATCGAGGACGTCATCAAGCTCGGCTACAGGGACATTCGATGCGTCGAGTCCGGTGGTCCGGAGCCGGGGGTCGGCTGCGCCGGACGCGGCGTGATCACGTCCATCAACTTTCTGGAAGAGAATGGCGCTTATGAGGACATCGACTACGTCTCTTACGATGTGCTCGGCGACGTCGTCTGCGGCGGCTTCGCGATGCCTATCCGTGAGAATAAGGCACAGGAAATCTACATCGTGATGTCCGGCGAGATGATGGCGATGTATGCCGCCAACAACATCTCCAAGGGCATTCTGAAGTATGCGAATTCCGGCGGCGTGCGTCTCGGCGGCCTGATCTGCAACGAGCGGCAGACCGACAAGGAGCTGGAGCTTGCCGATGCTCTTGCCAAGAAGCTCGGCAGCCGGCTGATCTACTTCGTGCCGCGCGACAATGTCGTGCAGCACGCGGAGCTGCGCCGAATGACGGTGCTGGAATACGCGCCGGACTCCAAGCAGGCGGATCACTATCGCAATCTCGCGACCAAGATCCACAATAATGCCGGACAAGGCGCTATCCCGACGCCAATCAGCATGGACGAGCTCGAAGATATGCTCATGGAGCACGGCATCATCAAGCCCGTCGACGAGAGCCAGGTCGGCAAGACCGCTGCCGAGCTTGCCGCTATTTCGGCATAG
- a CDS encoding peroxiredoxin: MLGIGSKLPPFDIIGVKPGFHLQEEDGQSAFETLTERSFPGKWKVIFFYPKDFTFVCPTEIAEFARLTKDFADRDAIVLGGSTDNEFCKLAWRRDHKDLHRLSIWQFADTKGALVDGLGVRSRDGIAHRYTFIVDPENTIQHVYATSPNVGRSPTDTLRVLDAIQTDELCPCNREIGGDTLKIA, translated from the coding sequence ATGCTTGGAATTGGAAGTAAGTTGCCGCCGTTCGACATCATAGGCGTGAAGCCCGGCTTTCACCTGCAGGAGGAGGACGGGCAAAGCGCTTTCGAGACGCTGACTGAGAGAAGCTTCCCCGGCAAATGGAAAGTCATCTTCTTTTACCCGAAGGATTTCACATTCGTCTGCCCAACCGAAATCGCCGAGTTTGCCCGCCTGACGAAGGATTTCGCCGATCGCGACGCAATCGTGCTTGGTGGGTCGACCGATAACGAGTTTTGCAAGCTCGCCTGGCGGCGTGACCATAAGGACCTGCACCGTCTATCCATCTGGCAGTTTGCCGACACCAAGGGCGCACTGGTCGATGGCCTTGGAGTGCGCTCGCGTGATGGCATCGCACATCGCTATACCTTCATCGTCGATCCTGAGAACACGATCCAGCATGTCTACGCGACTAGCCCCAATGTCGGCCGCAGCCCCACCGATACGTTACGTGTTCTGGATGCGATACAGACTGATGAGCTCTGCCCTTGCAACCGCGAAATCGGTGGCGACACGCTTAAAATTGCCTGA